The following are from one region of the Alkalimarinus sediminis genome:
- a CDS encoding TonB-dependent receptor plug domain-containing protein — MQYLKVFKTSLLASTITSIVMSPLAYAVTSTNTVETATTEATAATESTNATATNDPREIVVSASRVEVAREASGSSVSVLDADYLEQNQVRLVSDVLRDIPGVAVTRSGGAGAPTQVRIRGAEANQTLVFIDGIEVNDVANSGEYNFANLLNLEIERVEVLRGAQSALWGSDAMGGVINIVTKKGKGALNGKVTVEGGSYSTHQESLSINAGTDDYHYALSGTLLNTDGISTASEARGNTEKDGYKNATVNFKSGIQVLDNLSVDLVLRHLDADVDTDAFVGGIGAVDSDENSETTQQSGKLSAKLDLMDEQWSHSLGVSVNDTDNKLFNSGALYYTTEGKKLKYEYQTDFFLTSSLMDKDDFDHRFTFAAEHEEEDFYSKGFSTTDKEMDMSGFVLEYGADIGERFYVTVSGRRDLNSLFQNANTYRLTFAGWANDNVRIHTSNGTGIKNPTMFELFGFTPNYTGNSELRPEKNTTWDLGSEYHVDALDGYVDLTYFHTDVDNLIVGAGNTAINLPSDSKIQGVELSMVSNPTESLRIDGSFTYTDTDDGNGNELVRRPKHTASINGSYLLSNDQTRITAGAQYVGKRDDYQFDAFFNRTQVTLSEYTLVNVALSHQINEHVELFGRVNNLLDEEYEEVLTYGTMGINGMVGITVKGGL; from the coding sequence ATGCAGTACCTCAAGGTTTTCAAAACCTCTCTTTTAGCGTCAACTATCACATCAATTGTGATGTCGCCTTTGGCTTATGCTGTCACTTCAACAAATACCGTAGAAACAGCAACAACAGAGGCAACGGCAGCAACAGAGTCGACAAATGCTACGGCAACGAATGACCCAAGAGAGATTGTCGTTAGTGCATCGCGAGTAGAAGTCGCTCGTGAAGCATCAGGCAGCTCCGTCTCGGTTTTAGATGCAGACTACCTTGAACAGAACCAGGTTCGACTTGTGTCTGATGTACTGCGCGATATTCCAGGTGTGGCCGTTACCCGATCTGGAGGTGCAGGCGCACCAACACAAGTACGTATTCGTGGCGCTGAAGCCAACCAAACACTGGTATTTATAGACGGCATTGAAGTTAATGACGTAGCCAATAGTGGCGAATACAACTTTGCTAATTTGCTCAACCTTGAGATCGAACGAGTCGAAGTATTGCGAGGTGCACAGAGTGCGCTTTGGGGTAGTGACGCTATGGGCGGTGTGATTAATATCGTGACTAAAAAAGGTAAAGGTGCATTAAACGGCAAAGTAACCGTTGAAGGTGGCAGTTACTCAACTCACCAAGAGAGCCTAAGCATTAATGCCGGTACAGACGACTACCACTATGCCTTGAGCGGCACTCTACTAAATACCGACGGCATCTCTACCGCCAGCGAAGCCCGGGGCAACACTGAGAAAGACGGTTATAAAAACGCCACCGTTAACTTCAAAAGTGGTATTCAGGTGTTAGATAACCTCTCTGTTGACCTCGTTCTCCGCCACCTAGACGCAGACGTAGACACCGACGCATTCGTAGGCGGTATCGGTGCGGTCGATAGTGATGAAAACTCAGAAACCACTCAACAGTCTGGCAAGCTTTCTGCCAAGTTAGACCTTATGGATGAGCAGTGGAGCCACTCCCTAGGAGTCTCTGTAAACGACACTGATAACAAGCTATTCAATTCAGGGGCACTCTACTACACTACCGAAGGCAAAAAGTTAAAATACGAGTATCAAACTGACTTCTTTTTAACCAGCAGCCTGATGGATAAAGACGACTTCGATCATCGCTTTACCTTCGCAGCCGAACACGAAGAAGAAGATTTCTACAGTAAAGGCTTCTCTACAACAGACAAAGAGATGGACATGTCTGGTTTTGTGCTTGAGTATGGTGCTGACATCGGAGAGCGATTCTACGTTACCGTATCGGGCAGACGCGACCTCAATAGCCTGTTCCAAAATGCTAACACTTACCGTTTAACCTTTGCTGGCTGGGCAAACGATAACGTACGTATTCACACCAGCAATGGTACGGGTATCAAAAACCCGACTATGTTCGAGCTGTTCGGTTTCACACCGAATTACACAGGTAACTCAGAGCTTCGTCCTGAAAAAAATACAACCTGGGATCTAGGTTCTGAGTATCACGTTGACGCTCTTGATGGTTATGTCGATCTAACTTATTTCCATACTGATGTAGATAACCTCATCGTAGGTGCTGGCAATACGGCCATCAACCTGCCCTCCGATTCAAAAATCCAGGGTGTAGAGCTGAGCATGGTATCAAACCCGACTGAAAGTCTGCGTATTGACGGTAGCTTCACCTATACCGATACCGACGATGGAAATGGTAACGAATTGGTAAGACGGCCTAAGCATACCGCAAGCATTAACGGTAGCTACTTACTGTCTAATGACCAGACTCGTATCACCGCTGGTGCACAATATGTTGGAAAGCGAGATGACTACCAGTTTGATGCCTTTTTTAATCGGACACAGGTCACCTTATCTGAGTACACCTTAGTCAACGTTGCATTAAGCCATCAGATTAATGAGCATGTTGAACTATTTGGTCGCGTGAACAACTTACTCGACGAAGAGTACGAAGAAGTTCTCACCTATGGCACGATGGGCATTAATGGTATGGTAGGCATCACAGTTAAAGGCGGTCTATAG
- a CDS encoding ABC transporter substrate-binding protein — MFRVSSQHILFILAILLGGVVYGKLDIHAEIFNDSTLRSTIIKGEQFPKILVDAIGEDYPLNHPPKRIVSATLGTDEILSALVDHERMAGVTYLADVPSMSNIPHWYPDNIPRVQGEAEEILSLEPDLVFVAAYTRAETVRLLLRSNIPVVRLRQYDSFSEVEENIMLVAQITGTEAKATSMLNKLHQSAQVIEQKVNGLNRPRVLYYSLDGYTVGSGTKINEMIEMAGGYNVINDTDIKGAQKISEEMALGLEPEIILVNGWGAENSSPSELLAARTAWQNTPAVINRQVHDLQGVWLLSVSQYSWDGIEEMARLIHPEVFE; from the coding sequence ATGTTCAGAGTATCCAGTCAGCATATACTCTTCATCTTGGCAATATTGCTGGGCGGAGTGGTATATGGGAAGCTGGATATTCATGCTGAAATTTTTAATGACAGTACGCTTCGCTCGACCATCATTAAAGGGGAGCAATTTCCCAAAATTTTGGTCGACGCGATCGGCGAAGATTACCCACTTAATCACCCGCCAAAGCGAATCGTCTCAGCCACCCTCGGCACAGACGAGATTTTATCTGCATTAGTTGATCACGAACGAATGGCGGGTGTTACCTACTTGGCGGATGTGCCTAGCATGTCAAACATCCCCCATTGGTACCCTGACAATATTCCACGGGTTCAGGGCGAAGCAGAAGAGATTTTATCCCTTGAACCCGACCTTGTTTTTGTCGCGGCTTACACTCGAGCCGAAACTGTGCGTTTGTTACTTCGCTCAAATATTCCCGTAGTGCGGCTCCGTCAATATGACTCTTTCAGTGAGGTGGAAGAGAACATCATGCTGGTCGCCCAGATTACCGGCACCGAAGCAAAAGCCACATCCATGCTCAACAAGCTGCATCAAAGTGCTCAGGTTATTGAGCAAAAAGTAAACGGTCTAAATCGCCCCAGAGTACTCTACTACAGCCTTGATGGTTACACTGTTGGTAGCGGTACCAAAATTAATGAAATGATCGAGATGGCCGGTGGTTATAACGTTATCAACGACACCGACATTAAAGGCGCACAAAAAATTAGTGAAGAGATGGCTCTAGGCTTAGAACCCGAAATTATTCTGGTGAACGGTTGGGGCGCTGAAAACAGCTCACCTTCTGAGTTACTAGCAGCCCGTACCGCATGGCAGAACACACCCGCAGTCATTAACAGGCAGGTACATGATCTACAGGGCGTGTGGCTACTGTCAGTCTCTCAATATAGTTGGGACGGCATAGAAGAGATGGCTCGGCTCATCCATCCTGAGGTATTCGAATGA
- a CDS encoding FecCD family ABC transporter permease, translating to MSFLAKPFFILLLMLLLLTTLMATAIFQGPSTITSDHVLAILANAWGSTNTVEGLRPWMQNVLIDVRMPRILLGALAGACLAICGAVMQGMFRNPLASPSVLGVSSGASLGAVIALYLGLASVSIWALPLFAFIGAGLTLFLVYRIASQRGHTATGTLLLAGVAIGALNTAISSLILALSLNNWEVGRMIIYWTMGGLDGRTWDHVWLLLPFAMLGTGALLFFSRSLDALLLGEVHAASIGVDIVNTRRWLLVITALMVGATVSVCGSIGFIGLVVPHILRLLMGPHHRYLLPASAIGGAITLVGADLLLRTLTPEKAIPLGVATATLGAPFFLFLLVRKRWSIQV from the coding sequence ATGAGTTTTTTAGCCAAACCCTTTTTTATTCTACTGCTCATGCTATTACTACTGACAACATTAATGGCAACCGCGATTTTTCAAGGCCCATCAACGATTACATCTGACCACGTACTAGCCATTCTAGCGAACGCATGGGGCTCCACTAATACCGTAGAAGGGCTACGCCCGTGGATGCAAAACGTACTCATCGATGTGCGAATGCCCCGTATACTGCTAGGGGCGCTTGCGGGTGCTTGTTTAGCGATCTGCGGAGCGGTGATGCAAGGTATGTTTCGCAACCCGTTAGCATCGCCTTCGGTACTAGGGGTTTCGTCTGGGGCATCATTAGGAGCCGTTATTGCTCTTTATCTCGGTCTGGCATCGGTATCTATTTGGGCACTACCATTATTTGCATTTATCGGTGCAGGTTTGACGCTTTTTCTGGTCTATCGAATTGCCAGCCAAAGAGGCCATACCGCTACCGGCACCTTACTGTTGGCTGGTGTTGCCATTGGCGCTTTAAATACGGCTATCTCTTCGCTGATTCTTGCGTTATCCCTCAACAATTGGGAAGTTGGCCGCATGATTATCTACTGGACCATGGGCGGTCTGGATGGCCGAACCTGGGATCACGTATGGTTACTATTGCCCTTCGCAATGTTAGGTACGGGAGCATTGTTATTCTTTTCCAGAAGTCTGGATGCATTATTGCTGGGAGAGGTTCACGCCGCTTCAATCGGGGTTGATATCGTAAATACTCGACGATGGTTGTTGGTGATTACTGCACTAATGGTTGGCGCTACCGTCTCTGTTTGCGGTTCAATTGGCTTTATCGGTTTAGTGGTGCCCCATATTCTGCGGTTATTAATGGGGCCTCATCATCGATACCTACTACCCGCATCGGCCATCGGTGGGGCCATTACATTGGTCGGGGCAGACTTGTTATTGCGAACCCTAACCCCTGAAAAAGCAATTCCATTAGGGGTCGCAACTGCCACCTTAGGCGCACCGTTCTTCTTATTCTTATTGGTCAGAAAACGCTGGTCGATACAGGTATAA
- a CDS encoding heme ABC transporter ATP-binding protein: protein MTTQLECNNLGFAYGKKPIIGGVNLRFNKGEFVGLIGPNGAGKSTLLNLLTGLLKPTSGHVNLVGQPLKQYKQRDIARHISLVPQDVSIDYAFTVREIVAMGRNPHLGAFQPETQRDRDLIDLAMSKTDLSQMTTRSANQLSGGERQRVFIARAIAQEAPILLMDEPTASLDLCHQLEVLSLVKALTESGHLAIAAIHDLALASRFCDRLVLLAEGKIVSQGSPAEVLTKENLYRYFSIEAEIEPYGDDEQSVRITAIRSCSADKSSTDKNSADKNSTDKSVDHLSTNLNR, encoded by the coding sequence ATGACGACACAATTAGAGTGCAACAATCTCGGGTTCGCCTATGGCAAAAAGCCGATCATAGGGGGCGTTAATTTACGCTTCAACAAAGGTGAATTTGTCGGCCTTATTGGCCCTAACGGTGCAGGTAAATCGACCCTATTAAATCTGCTGACAGGGCTGTTAAAGCCCACCAGTGGCCACGTTAATCTGGTTGGCCAACCACTAAAACAGTATAAACAACGCGATATCGCCCGCCATATCTCATTAGTACCTCAAGACGTTTCAATTGACTACGCATTTACAGTAAGAGAGATCGTAGCGATGGGCAGAAACCCTCATTTAGGGGCGTTTCAACCAGAAACTCAACGAGATCGTGACCTGATAGACTTAGCCATGAGCAAAACCGATCTGTCACAGATGACCACTCGCAGCGCCAATCAGCTCTCTGGGGGCGAACGGCAGCGTGTTTTTATCGCCAGAGCGATCGCTCAGGAAGCGCCCATTTTACTCATGGATGAGCCAACCGCCAGCTTAGACCTCTGTCATCAACTAGAGGTTTTATCCCTAGTAAAAGCGCTAACAGAGAGCGGTCATTTGGCTATTGCTGCAATACACGATTTAGCGCTAGCCTCCCGCTTTTGTGATCGTTTAGTTCTTCTGGCTGAAGGCAAAATCGTAAGTCAGGGCTCTCCTGCAGAAGTCCTCACAAAAGAGAATCTCTATCGATATTTTTCGATTGAAGCAGAGATAGAACCTTATGGTGACGATGAACAGAGTGTTCGAATAACCGCCATCAGGTCATGTAGTGCTGATAAGAGTAGTACTGATAAAAATAGTGCTGATAAAAATAGTACTGATAAGAGTGTCGATCACTTGAGCACAAACCTAAACAGATAA